Proteins from a single region of Pseudomonas phenolilytica:
- a CDS encoding nucleotide pyrophosphohydrolase, translated as MNIQAITQRLHAIRDSNDWQRFHSPKNLAMAASVEMAELVEIFQWLSEDESRQLPAERLEHAGQEVGDILMYLLLMCSELGIDMEQALLSKLADNERRFAR; from the coding sequence ATGAATATCCAAGCCATCACCCAGCGCCTGCACGCGATCCGCGACAGCAATGACTGGCAGCGTTTTCACAGTCCGAAGAACCTGGCCATGGCAGCTAGCGTGGAAATGGCCGAACTGGTGGAAATCTTCCAGTGGCTCAGCGAGGACGAATCGCGCCAACTACCCGCCGAGCGGCTCGAACACGCCGGCCAGGAAGTCGGCGACATCCTCATGTACCTGCTGTTGATGTGCAGCGAGCTGGGCATCGACATGGAGCAGGCACTGCTGAGCAAGCTGGCCGACAACGAGAGGCGCTTTGCCCGATGA
- a CDS encoding peptide chain release factor 3, whose amino-acid sequence MTTQAAEVAKRRTFAIISHPDAGKTTITEKLLLMGKAIEVAGTVKSRKSDRHATSDWMEMEKQRGISITTSVMQFPYREHMINLLDTPGHEDFSEDTYRTLTAVDSALMVLDGGKGVEPRTIALMEVCRLRDTPIVSFINKLDRDIRDPIELLDEIEAVLKIKAAPITWPIGCYRDFKGVYHLHEDKIIVYVPGHGHERTEQRVINKLDSDEARAHLGDMYERFIEELELVQGACHEFDQQAFLKGEMTPVFFGTALGNFGVDQVLDAIVDWAPMPLSRAAHERVVEPVEEKFSGFVFKIQANMDPKHRDRIAFMRICSGKYEKGMKMRHVRIKKDLKIADALTFFSSEREMLEEAYAGDIIGLHNHGTIQIGDTFSEGEVLGFTGIPHFAPELFRRVRLKDPLKSKQLRQGLQELAEEGATQVFFPERNNDIILGAVGVLQFDVVASRLKEEYKVECAYEAINVWSARWIECSDEKKLKEFQDKAYENLAIDGGGHLTYLAPTRVNLSLMEERWPDVKFRATREHH is encoded by the coding sequence ATGACCACTCAGGCCGCCGAAGTCGCGAAGCGCCGTACCTTCGCCATCATTTCCCACCCCGATGCGGGCAAGACCACCATCACCGAGAAGCTATTGCTGATGGGCAAGGCCATCGAGGTCGCCGGCACGGTGAAGTCGCGCAAATCCGACCGCCACGCCACCTCCGACTGGATGGAGATGGAGAAGCAGCGCGGCATCTCCATCACCACCTCGGTGATGCAGTTCCCCTACCGCGAGCACATGATCAACCTGCTCGACACCCCCGGCCACGAAGACTTCTCCGAAGACACCTACCGCACCCTGACCGCGGTGGACAGCGCGCTGATGGTGCTCGACGGCGGCAAGGGCGTGGAGCCACGCACCATCGCCCTGATGGAAGTCTGCCGCCTGCGCGACACGCCCATCGTCAGCTTCATCAACAAGCTCGACCGCGACATTCGCGATCCGATCGAACTGCTCGACGAGATCGAGGCGGTGCTGAAGATCAAGGCCGCGCCGATCACCTGGCCGATCGGCTGCTACCGCGACTTCAAGGGCGTGTACCACCTGCACGAGGACAAGATCATCGTCTACGTGCCGGGCCACGGCCATGAGCGCACCGAGCAGCGGGTGATCAACAAACTGGACTCCGACGAAGCGCGTGCCCACCTGGGCGATATGTACGAGCGCTTCATCGAGGAGCTGGAACTGGTCCAGGGTGCCTGCCACGAGTTCGACCAGCAGGCCTTCCTCAAGGGCGAGATGACCCCGGTATTCTTCGGCACCGCGCTCGGCAACTTCGGCGTTGACCAAGTGCTCGACGCCATCGTCGACTGGGCGCCGATGCCGCTGTCGCGCGCCGCCCACGAGCGGGTGGTCGAGCCGGTCGAGGAGAAGTTCTCCGGCTTCGTGTTCAAGATCCAGGCGAACATGGACCCCAAGCACCGCGACCGCATCGCCTTCATGCGCATCTGCTCCGGCAAGTACGAGAAGGGTATGAAGATGCGCCACGTGCGGATCAAGAAGGATCTGAAGATCGCCGACGCGCTGACCTTCTTCTCCAGCGAGCGTGAAATGCTGGAAGAAGCCTATGCCGGCGACATCATCGGCCTGCACAACCACGGCACCATCCAGATCGGCGACACCTTCAGCGAAGGCGAGGTGCTGGGCTTCACCGGCATCCCGCACTTCGCCCCGGAGCTGTTCCGCCGCGTGCGCCTGAAGGACCCGCTGAAGTCCAAGCAGCTACGCCAGGGCCTGCAGGAGCTGGCCGAAGAAGGCGCCACCCAGGTGTTCTTCCCCGAGCGCAACAACGACATCATCCTCGGCGCGGTCGGCGTGTTGCAGTTCGACGTGGTCGCCAGCCGCCTGAAGGAGGAATACAAGGTCGAGTGCGCGTATGAAGCGATCAACGTCTGGTCAGCCCGCTGGATCGAGTGCAGCGACGAGAAGAAGCTCAAGGAATTCCAGGACAAGGCTTACGAGAACCTCGCCATCGACGGCGGAGGCCACCTCACCTACCTGGCACCGACCCGCGTCAATCTCAGCCTGATGGAAGAGCGCTGGCCGGATGTGAAATTCCGCGCCACCCGCGAGCATCACTGA
- a CDS encoding TraR/DksA family transcriptional regulator — translation MSRFEPREELERLSSEYLQRAAALRRDLAKAHDPDFAEQAQERQNDDVLRSLLIEAEEELRLVGLARQRLAQGRYGVCQRCGEPIDEARLRAKPAAEFCRQCAAG, via the coding sequence ATGTCCCGATTCGAACCGCGTGAAGAGCTCGAGCGCCTGTCCAGCGAATACCTGCAGCGTGCCGCCGCGCTGCGTCGTGATCTGGCGAAGGCTCACGACCCGGATTTCGCCGAGCAGGCACAGGAGCGGCAAAACGATGATGTTCTGCGCAGTCTGCTGATCGAGGCCGAAGAGGAGTTGCGTCTGGTCGGTCTGGCGCGCCAGCGGCTGGCGCAGGGCCGCTATGGCGTATGCCAGCGCTGTGGCGAGCCGATCGACGAGGCGCGTCTGCGGGCGAAGCCGGCGGCGGAGTTCTGCCGGCAGTGCGCGGCTGGCTGA